Proteins encoded within one genomic window of Dyadobacter chenhuakuii:
- a CDS encoding SusC/RagA family TonB-linked outer membrane protein, translating to MNITLSAKQWVAIGIVLMTQSSLVAHSQIIAYASIPTRQHTSFGQEMKLKNVLLDLQKHYGVEIIFEDRLVRSVNVAVGTLDFNQSLEKNLGLLLQQNGLTYKRTRKNTFVITEIRTKDAAPGKPTSTDQALLNQQALLTSSGTQAVADRTVKGKVLDESGGGLPGVSVVLKGTQRGTSTGANGEFTLDIPDGGSQNVLVMSFVGYKSQEVTVGSQSAIDVTMLPDENALDEIVVVGYGTVKKSDLTGAVGTIKGEVLQERPASSLNQGLSGRIAGVNVSSNSGRPGGRANIRIRGASSISVSNNPLYVIDGVILNAVDLANGSTPIDYINPNDIASIEVLKDASSTAIYGARGANGVILVTTKRGTSGGGKVTYDTDISIGIAPKKLPVLNSREFLAVEEQAYVNAAKFDPVGWATGTKYTDPKLKRTNPLLFDASGNPLYDTDWQDETFQKAFTQNHQLGLTGGSEKGSYGAFLNYRNENGIVRESWQKRFAGRFVFDSQIKSWLKVGGTLGYTDQNEKQIDQLGGGGITAMRQVLEALPIIPVKYPDGRWASNRDYPGMEGGDSPLRVGAERLSYLRTQTMLGNMYATISLAPGLDFRSTIGTNVINQREDYFAAAGLQYISNNGDASVQNRRFNSWQFENYLTYVRDFGKIHSINAMLGLSWQHVDRFENLARSQNFTDTYFQFNNLGAGATALAPTSNAQAYGLNSYFARLNYSLMDKYLVTFTGRIDGSSKFGDANRYAFFPSAALAWRVSEEEFLKSNAAISNLKIRASYGATGNSEIPAYRALAGMTNNISNVIDYSVIFGGNRAIGTGISRMSNSNLQWEKTQQVDLGIELGLFSNRLSFELDLYRRKVNEMLLDAPLPLSSGYSSIFTNVGSMENKGVEFAVNSTNIKAGDFSWNTTFNISVNKNKVLALSGGSDIFSGATVIRVGEPVGSFFGRVNQGTWSTAEADLAKSYGELPGDVKYADLNEDGAINDLDRAIIGKGIPDGFGTFLNTFQYKAWSLTVDLQYMYGNDVLDRSIHSAEDRQGIANSYKTVLNAWTETNQNTPIAQVRPINAGYDTNNDSHKVTDGSFIRGRNLLLAYSFPASTVSKLKLDRLRIYGSIQNFFVTTKYKGYDPEVSNSGSPFDQGFGLYDYPKPRVFMLGLNIGL from the coding sequence ATGAATATAACGCTATCAGCTAAGCAATGGGTAGCAATCGGGATTGTGCTGATGACGCAATCTTCTCTGGTTGCCCACTCCCAGATTATCGCTTACGCTTCTATTCCCACGCGCCAGCATACCAGTTTCGGCCAGGAAATGAAGTTAAAGAATGTGCTGCTTGATTTGCAGAAACATTATGGGGTTGAGATTATTTTCGAGGACCGCCTGGTAAGATCCGTCAATGTTGCCGTTGGCACACTGGATTTCAACCAGTCACTTGAAAAAAATCTGGGTTTATTGTTACAACAGAACGGTTTGACCTACAAAAGGACGCGGAAAAATACTTTTGTCATTACGGAAATCAGGACAAAAGACGCTGCTCCCGGCAAGCCAACATCCACAGACCAGGCTTTGCTGAACCAGCAGGCGCTGCTGACTTCATCTGGCACGCAAGCGGTGGCAGACAGGACGGTTAAAGGAAAAGTTTTGGACGAATCGGGCGGCGGACTGCCCGGCGTAAGCGTGGTTTTAAAAGGAACCCAACGCGGGACTTCAACCGGCGCCAATGGAGAATTTACACTGGATATTCCGGATGGCGGATCTCAGAACGTGCTTGTAATGAGCTTTGTAGGATATAAATCCCAGGAAGTAACAGTCGGAAGCCAGTCGGCCATTGACGTGACAATGTTACCTGACGAAAATGCGCTTGACGAGATCGTTGTTGTGGGCTATGGAACAGTGAAGAAATCTGACCTTACCGGCGCTGTTGGAACGATAAAAGGAGAAGTTTTACAAGAACGCCCTGCATCCTCCCTGAACCAGGGACTTTCGGGCCGCATTGCCGGTGTGAATGTGTCGTCCAACTCGGGTCGGCCGGGTGGGCGCGCGAACATTCGTATCCGTGGAGCAAGCTCGATTTCTGTTTCTAATAATCCGCTGTATGTGATCGACGGAGTCATTTTGAATGCAGTGGACCTTGCGAACGGAAGTACACCCATTGATTACATTAACCCGAACGACATTGCTTCCATTGAAGTTTTAAAAGATGCCTCTTCCACGGCTATTTATGGTGCCAGAGGTGCGAACGGGGTAATCCTTGTAACCACGAAGCGCGGAACATCCGGCGGCGGAAAAGTTACTTACGATACCGACATTTCCATTGGTATAGCACCTAAAAAACTGCCAGTTTTGAATTCGAGAGAGTTTTTGGCAGTGGAAGAACAGGCTTATGTCAATGCCGCAAAATTCGATCCGGTAGGCTGGGCGACGGGAACCAAATACACCGATCCTAAGCTGAAACGTACTAATCCGCTGCTATTCGATGCAAGTGGTAACCCGCTTTACGACACGGATTGGCAGGATGAAACATTCCAGAAAGCATTTACACAAAACCACCAGCTTGGCTTAACAGGCGGAAGTGAAAAAGGAAGCTACGGCGCATTCCTGAACTACCGGAATGAAAACGGGATCGTGCGCGAATCGTGGCAGAAACGGTTTGCAGGAAGATTTGTATTCGATAGCCAGATCAAAAGCTGGCTAAAAGTAGGAGGAACCCTGGGTTATACCGACCAAAACGAAAAGCAAATTGACCAGTTGGGCGGTGGAGGTATCACGGCTATGCGCCAGGTGCTGGAAGCTTTGCCGATTATCCCAGTTAAATATCCTGACGGAAGATGGGCGAGCAACAGGGATTATCCCGGAATGGAAGGTGGCGACAGCCCATTGCGCGTAGGAGCGGAGCGGTTGTCCTACCTGAGAACCCAGACAATGCTTGGAAACATGTACGCGACAATAAGCCTGGCACCAGGCCTGGATTTTCGCTCGACAATAGGAACCAATGTGATTAATCAGCGCGAGGACTATTTTGCTGCGGCGGGCTTGCAGTACATTTCAAATAATGGTGATGCCTCTGTTCAGAACAGACGTTTCAATTCATGGCAGTTTGAAAACTACTTGACCTATGTCCGGGATTTTGGGAAAATCCATTCCATTAATGCAATGCTGGGTTTGTCGTGGCAGCACGTGGACCGGTTTGAAAATCTTGCCAGGAGCCAGAATTTTACGGATACTTATTTTCAGTTCAATAACCTTGGAGCAGGAGCAACTGCACTGGCCCCAACTTCCAATGCGCAGGCTTATGGGCTCAACTCTTACTTTGCAAGGCTGAATTATAGCCTGATGGATAAATATCTGGTCACCTTCACAGGCCGGATAGATGGTTCTTCCAAATTCGGGGATGCCAACAGATATGCATTCTTCCCATCGGCGGCACTTGCATGGCGCGTGTCCGAAGAAGAATTCCTGAAATCGAACGCGGCGATCTCCAACCTGAAAATCAGGGCGAGCTATGGCGCTACGGGTAACTCGGAAATCCCTGCTTACCGCGCATTGGCCGGTATGACCAACAATATCTCGAATGTGATCGATTATAGTGTGATTTTTGGTGGCAACCGCGCCATTGGCACGGGCATCAGCCGAATGTCGAACTCGAACCTGCAATGGGAAAAAACACAGCAGGTTGATTTGGGAATAGAACTGGGCTTGTTTTCAAACAGACTGAGCTTTGAACTAGACCTTTATCGGAGAAAAGTGAATGAAATGCTTCTTGATGCGCCACTTCCTTTAAGCAGTGGTTACAGCAGCATTTTTACCAATGTCGGAAGCATGGAAAACAAAGGGGTTGAGTTTGCAGTGAATTCTACCAACATTAAAGCGGGTGATTTCTCCTGGAATACCACCTTCAACATTTCTGTCAATAAAAACAAAGTACTGGCATTGTCCGGTGGCAGTGACATTTTCTCGGGAGCCACGGTAATCCGGGTTGGTGAGCCGGTGGGTTCGTTTTTCGGAAGGGTGAACCAGGGAACATGGTCAACAGCAGAGGCAGATCTGGCAAAGAGTTACGGCGAGCTGCCGGGTGACGTGAAATACGCGGACCTGAACGAAGACGGAGCAATTAATGACCTGGACCGGGCGATCATCGGAAAAGGTATTCCCGACGGTTTCGGAACATTCCTGAACACCTTTCAGTACAAAGCCTGGTCGCTCACGGTGGATTTGCAATATATGTACGGAAACGACGTGCTGGACCGGAGTATCCACTCGGCAGAAGACAGACAAGGCATTGCCAACAGTTATAAAACAGTGCTGAACGCCTGGACAGAGACAAATCAGAATACGCCAATTGCACAAGTACGGCCGATCAATGCGGGTTACGACACCAACAACGACAGCCATAAAGTTACCGATGGTTCATTCATCCGCGGGCGCAACCTGTTGCTGGCCTACTCGTTCCCGGCGTCGACGGTCTCGAAGCTCAAACTGGACCGCCTGAGAATCTATGGCTCAATCCAGAACTTCTTCGTGACCACCAAATACAAAGGTTATGACCCGGAAGTTTCCAATTCAGGCTCACCATTTGACCAGGGATTTGGATTGTACGATTATCCGAAGCCAAGAGTGTTTATGCTCGGACTCAACATTGGTTTGTAA
- a CDS encoding RagB/SusD family nutrient uptake outer membrane protein, which translates to MNSISKKIGLFTTVVSMFWATGCKDFLDESDPSNFTTDSYFTTPAQGRSAVNSIYASLREPLSSGFGGGAWMMTEFATGLAGTDLGQAVNSYFVKDLRNTSDNGYSQTYWAAYYRGIANANLSIEKIPNIPAINPAEAKMLVGEASFLRAFYYFNLVRMFGNIPLVTKPVDLTSEQLKPTAAAAEDVYNLIVEDLKVAEASGLPWADVSGKVSMGAVKSLMSQVYLTMAGFPLQKGATHYALAAEKAGEVIDSKQFKLFASYDDLHNPAKKNVEENIFMIQFRTQILPSNWQVSIIPYNKNISQYSDETGGIYSTADFVKSYDAADLRIKEKQFFYTKFTNETDRTKEVDLGGYFIYKHFDNVAQTSTANSDLNWPVIRYADVLLTYAEAANEATGPSAKVLEAVNAIRTRAQLPALTGLAKDKLREAIWKERWHELCFENITWFDMVRLRKAFNVKTKTFENYVGHKFTYGPTVTERELLFPIPTAEIRNNTNLRQNNGY; encoded by the coding sequence ATGAATAGTATATCAAAAAAAATCGGACTGTTCACCACCGTGGTGAGTATGTTTTGGGCCACAGGTTGCAAGGATTTCCTGGATGAATCAGATCCCAGCAATTTCACAACCGACAGCTATTTTACTACCCCCGCACAGGGCCGTAGTGCAGTCAATTCTATCTATGCTAGTTTGCGTGAGCCTCTTTCAAGCGGATTTGGCGGCGGTGCCTGGATGATGACTGAATTTGCAACCGGACTGGCCGGGACGGATCTGGGGCAGGCTGTTAACAGCTATTTTGTCAAAGATCTGAGGAATACTTCTGATAACGGGTACAGCCAGACTTATTGGGCGGCCTATTACAGGGGCATAGCCAACGCCAATCTTTCCATCGAGAAAATACCCAATATCCCTGCTATTAACCCTGCTGAGGCCAAAATGCTCGTTGGTGAAGCAAGTTTCCTGAGAGCTTTCTATTATTTCAACCTGGTGCGCATGTTTGGCAACATTCCGCTGGTAACCAAGCCGGTGGATCTTACATCCGAGCAATTGAAGCCAACCGCCGCGGCTGCGGAGGATGTGTATAACCTGATTGTGGAGGATTTAAAGGTGGCGGAAGCATCCGGCTTGCCCTGGGCTGATGTTTCGGGAAAAGTGAGCATGGGTGCTGTGAAATCGCTGATGTCTCAGGTTTACCTTACTATGGCCGGTTTTCCATTGCAAAAAGGCGCTACTCATTATGCACTGGCAGCTGAAAAAGCTGGCGAAGTGATTGATTCGAAACAATTCAAGCTTTTTGCTTCCTATGATGACCTTCACAACCCGGCTAAGAAAAATGTGGAGGAAAATATCTTCATGATCCAGTTTAGGACGCAGATCCTTCCGTCCAACTGGCAGGTGTCGATCATCCCTTACAACAAAAATATCTCACAGTATTCGGATGAAACGGGTGGGATTTACTCAACAGCAGATTTTGTAAAATCGTACGATGCCGCTGATTTGAGGATCAAGGAAAAGCAATTTTTCTACACCAAATTCACCAACGAAACAGACCGGACCAAAGAAGTAGATCTCGGTGGATATTTTATTTACAAACATTTCGATAACGTAGCCCAAACCAGCACAGCCAACAGCGACCTGAACTGGCCTGTGATCCGCTACGCCGATGTTTTACTGACTTACGCGGAAGCTGCAAACGAAGCAACCGGGCCATCTGCCAAAGTTTTAGAAGCGGTTAATGCCATCAGGACACGCGCACAATTGCCCGCACTGACCGGTTTGGCGAAGGATAAATTGCGTGAAGCGATCTGGAAAGAGCGCTGGCATGAGCTGTGTTTCGAGAACATTACCTGGTTTGATATGGTAAGATTGCGGAAAGCATTCAACGTTAAAACCAAGACGTTTGAAAATTACGTAGGCCACAAATTTACTTATGGACCCACGGTAACAGAACGCGAACTGCTGTTCCCGATCCCCACCGCCGAAATCCGTAACAACACGAATCTGCGCCAGAACAACGGATATTAA
- the xylA gene encoding xylose isomerase produces the protein MSILLGEQEYFKGIGKIAFEGPESDNPLAYRFYDENRIIAGKSMKDHLRFAVAYWHTFCGSGLDPFGGPTLFYPWDKKADAVDRAKDKADAAFEFITKLGVPYYCFHDLDVVDYEDDVKTNEQRLQALTAYLGQKQKESGVKLLWGTANLFSHHRYMNGASTNPDFDVVTHAGAQVKMALDATIALGGENYVFWGGREGYMTLLNTDMKREQEHFAQMLKMSVAYARANGFKGKFFIEPKPCEPTKHQYDYDAATVIGFLRQHDLLGDFALNLEVNHATLAGHTFEHELQVAVDAGILGSIDANRGDYQNGWDTDQFPNDLAEWTKALLVILKGGGLQGGGINFDAKRRRNSTDVEDVFHAHIGGIDTVARALIVADKIIQNGEYDKIRTDRYASFDGGKGADFEKGQLKLEDLFDLAAGKGEPATISGKQEYLENLINRFI, from the coding sequence ATGAGCATCTTACTCGGAGAACAGGAGTATTTCAAAGGAATCGGGAAAATCGCATTTGAAGGTCCTGAATCAGACAATCCACTGGCTTATCGTTTCTACGACGAAAACCGGATCATAGCAGGCAAAAGCATGAAAGATCACCTTCGCTTTGCTGTTGCTTACTGGCATACATTCTGCGGTTCAGGCCTTGACCCATTTGGCGGACCTACCCTTTTTTACCCATGGGACAAAAAAGCAGATGCCGTTGACCGCGCGAAAGACAAAGCAGATGCTGCATTTGAATTTATTACCAAATTAGGTGTCCCTTACTACTGCTTCCACGATCTGGACGTTGTTGATTATGAGGACGATGTAAAGACAAACGAACAGCGTTTGCAAGCATTGACAGCCTATTTGGGTCAGAAACAAAAGGAATCCGGCGTTAAATTGCTTTGGGGAACTGCTAACCTGTTCAGCCATCACCGTTACATGAACGGCGCTTCTACCAACCCTGATTTCGATGTGGTTACACACGCAGGCGCTCAGGTAAAAATGGCTTTGGACGCTACAATCGCGCTAGGCGGAGAAAATTATGTGTTCTGGGGCGGTCGCGAAGGTTATATGACTTTGCTGAATACAGACATGAAACGTGAGCAGGAGCACTTTGCGCAGATGCTTAAAATGTCTGTGGCTTATGCACGTGCAAATGGTTTCAAAGGTAAATTCTTCATCGAACCAAAACCTTGCGAGCCTACAAAACACCAGTATGACTATGATGCAGCAACCGTAATCGGTTTCCTTCGTCAGCACGACTTGCTGGGCGACTTTGCATTGAACCTGGAAGTAAACCACGCTACATTGGCGGGACATACATTTGAGCACGAGCTACAAGTTGCTGTTGACGCAGGAATTTTGGGATCGATCGACGCTAACCGTGGTGATTACCAAAACGGATGGGATACAGACCAATTCCCGAACGACCTCGCTGAATGGACCAAAGCATTGCTGGTAATCCTGAAAGGCGGCGGATTGCAAGGCGGCGGAATCAACTTCGATGCAAAACGTCGTCGTAACTCAACCGATGTAGAAGACGTTTTCCACGCACACATCGGTGGTATCGACACAGTAGCAAGAGCATTGATCGTTGCCGATAAGATCATCCAAAACGGAGAATACGACAAAATCCGCACCGACCGCTACGCAAGCTTCGACGGAGGAAAAGGCGCTGACTTCGAAAAAGGACAACTGAAACTGGAAGATCTGTTTGATCTGGCTGCCGGTAAAGGCGAGCCTGCAACGATTTCTGGCAAACAGGAGTATTTGGAGAACTTGATTAATCGGTTTATCTAG
- a CDS encoding FecR family protein: protein MKKIISKYTLFEYLAGRANPLERQLVEDWIREKDNEETFSQWLMEYETKSPQFVPDQDAAIKSLLHRLETEPVEESSKTSVGHVRPNFFSARSNSFWLMAASVTFVVGFGWWFREPLQYKTYQTAYGQTTDVYLEDGSRVALNSNSKLKIPRLGFDDEVRNVILEGEAEFAVSHTIDDKRFVVKTSDDFQVEVLGTTFSVFARPRGTKVALKSGSVRIDYSQNNERKEVMMEPGDMAVVDPAGAVQLAKKQDTNTFATWKEQRYVFNSTSVRDILAMIDENFGQKVKLSHAEIAERTITGNFKTKNADELLKTVSEVLDMKIEQNGDTIILKNQ, encoded by the coding sequence ATGAAAAAAATTATATCAAAATACACGCTGTTCGAGTATTTGGCGGGTCGCGCCAATCCGCTGGAACGGCAGCTTGTAGAAGATTGGATCCGGGAAAAAGATAATGAGGAGACATTCAGTCAATGGCTGATGGAATATGAAACAAAAAGCCCGCAATTTGTTCCGGATCAGGACGCCGCAATCAAATCCCTGCTGCATCGCCTGGAAACGGAGCCCGTTGAAGAATCTTCCAAAACATCGGTCGGCCACGTTCGCCCGAACTTCTTCTCGGCAAGGTCTAACAGCTTCTGGTTAATGGCAGCTTCGGTAACATTCGTTGTGGGATTTGGCTGGTGGTTTCGCGAACCCTTGCAGTATAAAACCTACCAAACCGCTTACGGCCAAACGACCGACGTATATCTCGAAGACGGCAGCCGCGTTGCGCTAAACTCAAACTCAAAGCTGAAAATCCCGCGGTTAGGATTTGACGACGAAGTAAGAAATGTGATTCTGGAAGGAGAAGCGGAATTTGCAGTAAGCCATACCATTGATGATAAGCGGTTTGTGGTAAAAACATCAGATGATTTTCAAGTGGAAGTGCTCGGGACAACATTCTCGGTGTTTGCCCGTCCGCGGGGAACCAAAGTAGCTTTAAAAAGTGGCAGCGTCCGCATTGACTATTCTCAGAACAACGAGCGTAAAGAAGTCATGATGGAACCAGGCGACATGGCAGTGGTAGATCCAGCCGGAGCTGTTCAGCTGGCCAAAAAGCAGGATACCAACACATTTGCGACCTGGAAAGAGCAGCGCTATGTTTTTAATTCCACATCAGTAAGGGATATTCTGGCCATGATCGATGAAAATTTCGGTCAGAAAGTAAAGCTTTCCCATGCAGAGATCGCGGAGCGGACCATTACGGGAAATTTCAAAACGAAGAATGCCGACGAGCTGTTGAAAACGGTTTCTGAGGTTCTCGACATGAAAATAGAGCAGAACGGCGATACCATCATTTTAAAAAACCAATAA
- a CDS encoding RNA polymerase sigma-70 factor, with protein MHDPLLNPEPKRTSTFVSPLQEGKSNVNEIDSAVFLKATFEQDPGKGLELLFRRYYNPLCSHAVRFVYSKQIAEDLVSEVFFQFYRTRAYENITSSYTSYLFRCVRNECYTYMRREFGKMASLEASEENTISTYHQQPDAEIHYNNLFLKVNEVIARLPMQCQKVFLLSRFENKKYHEIAAELHISPKTVEVHISKALKHLRLALRGEWMISAGLTLVSFI; from the coding sequence ATGCACGACCCTTTGCTTAACCCGGAACCAAAGCGCACAAGTACATTCGTGTCTCCTTTACAAGAAGGGAAGAGTAATGTCAATGAAATCGATTCAGCCGTTTTTTTAAAGGCAACATTTGAACAGGATCCTGGGAAAGGACTTGAACTATTGTTCCGGCGCTATTACAACCCGCTTTGCAGTCACGCAGTGCGGTTTGTCTACTCCAAGCAAATCGCGGAAGACCTGGTAAGTGAAGTGTTTTTCCAGTTCTACCGGACACGGGCTTACGAGAACATTACATCTTCCTATACAAGCTATCTTTTCCGGTGTGTGCGGAATGAATGCTATACGTATATGCGTAGAGAGTTCGGGAAAATGGCCTCCTTGGAAGCGAGTGAAGAAAACACCATTTCAACTTACCATCAGCAGCCCGACGCTGAAATCCATTATAACAACCTTTTTCTGAAAGTGAATGAAGTAATTGCGCGCCTGCCGATGCAATGTCAGAAAGTATTTTTACTCAGTCGCTTTGAGAATAAAAAATACCACGAAATCGCTGCTGAGCTTCATATTTCGCCCAAGACGGTGGAAGTGCACATTTCAAAAGCTTTGAAACACCTTCGGCTGGCCCTGCGAGGCGAATGGATGATTTCTGCGGGATTAACGCTGGTAAGCTTCATTTAA